TTATTTTCTTATCCATATGAACTGTTTCAAGTTCATCTCCAGAATCAATAGTGATAACAAAACCCATTTTAGTCCAGAATTCCAAAGCACCATTTAACGTTTTATGAGTGTGCAAATAAATACTATCATAATTCATTCCATTTGCAAAATTTTCAGCAATAGAAAACATTTTAGATGCTAAACCACAACGCCTAAATCTTTCATCAACAAACAATCTCCAAATACTTGAAGTATTTTCTTTTGAATATAAATGCCTGAATTGTGGGAAATCTTTGTCATAATCTCTAATACCAATAGTTGCTATAATTTCACCAGATTCAGTATAAGCAATGAAAAAATTATTCCTACAGGGATTAATGTAAAATTCATCCATATTCACAATGTCCTGATGCCATTTTGGAATATAATCAAAACCGAACTCTTTTTTAATCATTTTAAATAAAAATTCTTGAACATGTGGAATTTTATCAAGATTTTTGCCCAACTCTTCAATTTTAATATCCATAAATAACACCCCCAGAATAAAAGTATTACTAATTAAAGTAAATTTAATAGATAAGTAATACTTTTTTATAATATTTGCATAACTATAATAGATTGAGTAGAAAATAGTATATAAAATTTATTATTGTATTCTAACATCCTCATAAATTCAATAAAAATACCAAATAGTCAAGTAAACTTTACATTTGATAAAATAGTATTACTAGATTTTTAAATAACTTAAAAAATAGTAATACTTTTTAAAAAAAAAATAATAAAATTTAAATAATGTTTAAAATAATACATTATATTTGATTGTTATTATTTTTATTATTACGTAATTCAAAAATAGTATGACAATTAGAATTTATGGAGAAATAGAATGGAACAAAAATACATTATTGGAATAATTGCAGTTGTTTTAATTGCAATTATAGGTGGAGCAATCCTCATGGGAGGATCATCTACCGAAAGAGCAGACAACGAACTCGTAGTAGCTGCTTACAGCCACGGAGGAGAACCTGAATCAGGTTTTGACCCAATTCTTGGTTGGAACTACTACTCAGAACCACTAATCCAATCCACATTGTTAAAAATGACAAGAGACATGGATTATGAAAATGATTTAGCAACCAGCTGGGAAGCTAACAGTGATTACACAGAATATACTGTAAAAATCAGGGACGATGTTAAATTCACAGACAACACCACATTAGATGCAGATGATATAGTATTCACTTATCAAGAAGCACAAAAAAGTGGAGCAAGTTTAGATTTAAGCAGCATGGAAAATGTAACTGCTGTCGACAATCAAACCATCAAATTTGAATTAAACAGACCAGACTCAACTTTCGTAGATAAATTTGCATACATTGGTATCGTACCTTCCGACTCATACAACAATGAAACTTACGGTGCAAATCCAGTAGGATCAGGACCATTCAAATTCGTACAATGGGACAAAGGTCAACAAGTAATTTTAGAGAAAAACCCTGATTACTATGGAAAACAACCAGAATTTGATAAATTAACTATTTTATTCGCACAAAATGAAGCTGCATTTAATGCTGCTAAAAATCATGAAGTTGATGTATCCGCAGTACCATTAACCTATGCAAATGAAACTGTAGATGGATACACAATGTACCTCATGGACACCATTGATGTAAGAGGAATCTCATTACCAGTACAAAACAACACTGGTGAAACAACTGAAGATGGCAATGCAATGGGTAACAACATTACTACAGACAAATCAATCAGAGAAGCATTGAACTACGGCATTAACAGAACTTCAATATCTGAAGGAGCATTAAATGGATTAGGAGTACCTAACTACGACGGTATTGCTCACCAATTACCTTGGGCAAACAACGAATCCGCAATTGATGATGCAGATGTTGACAAAGCTAAAGACATCTTGAAAAAAGGTGGATGGGAAGACACCGATGGTGACGGAATCGTAGAAAAAGATGGACAAAAAGCATCAATTAACCTTTATTACCCATCTAATGCACCAGAAAGACAAGCAATTGCAGTAACAGTTGCAGAACAAGCAAAAGAATTTGGTATTGAAATTAATGCAACTGGTTCAAACTGGGATGAAATGGATGCAATTAAAAATACTGACCCTATCGTATGGGGATTCGGTTCAACTGACCCATCAACTATTTGGTCTGAATATTACAGCGATCAAGCAGGAGTAGGAAACAACAACCCAGCTCTTGTTAACAACAGTGCTGTAGATAAACACATTGATACCGCTATGAAATCTGACCGTAACTCATCATATTCCGAATGGTCTAACGCAATTT
The Methanobrevibacter sp. genome window above contains:
- a CDS encoding ABC transporter substrate-binding protein, which codes for MEQKYIIGIIAVVLIAIIGGAILMGGSSTERADNELVVAAYSHGGEPESGFDPILGWNYYSEPLIQSTLLKMTRDMDYENDLATSWEANSDYTEYTVKIRDDVKFTDNTTLDADDIVFTYQEAQKSGASLDLSSMENVTAVDNQTIKFELNRPDSTFVDKFAYIGIVPSDSYNNETYGANPVGSGPFKFVQWDKGQQVILEKNPDYYGKQPEFDKLTILFAQNEAAFNAAKNHEVDVSAVPLTYANETVDGYTMYLMDTIDVRGISLPVQNNTGETTEDGNAMGNNITTDKSIREALNYGINRTSISEGALNGLGVPNYDGIAHQLPWANNESAIDDADVDKAKDILKKGGWEDTDGDGIVEKDGQKASINLYYPSNAPERQAIAVTVAEQAKEFGIEINATGSNWDEMDAIKNTDPIVWGFGSTDPSTIWSEYYSDQAGVGNNNPALVNNSAVDKHIDTAMKSDRNSSYSEWSNAIWDGSNGIAPEGDAAWLWVGEIKYGYFVDESLDISNDTALLQPHGGDIFGNIYDWSRTSSIEE
- a CDS encoding GNAT family N-acetyltransferase, encoding MDIKIEELGKNLDKIPHVQEFLFKMIKKEFGFDYIPKWHQDIVNMDEFYINPCRNNFFIAYTESGEIIATIGIRDYDKDFPQFRHLYSKENTSSIWRLFVDERFRRCGLASKMFSIAENFANGMNYDSIYLHTHKTLNGALEFWTKMGFVITIDSGDELETVHMDKKIIGLKINYLSNNFSHAVKL